The following proteins are co-located in the Desulfovibrio sp. genome:
- a CDS encoding DMT family transporter — MKHILLLLAFGAGCCLPVQAGINTLLRRFLGEPMQAALVSFAVGTLALWVYSLAARHTWPSISQLSAVPWWMWTGGVLGAIFVSCTIFLAPRLGAATMTAVMLSGQLVASVLLDHYALVGFPEHPVSPLRLAGIALLFAGAWLVRVF, encoded by the coding sequence ATGAAGCACATTCTTTTATTGCTGGCTTTTGGGGCCGGTTGCTGCCTCCCTGTGCAGGCGGGAATAAACACCTTGTTGCGGCGCTTTCTGGGCGAACCCATGCAGGCCGCACTTGTTTCATTTGCCGTGGGCACGCTGGCGCTGTGGGTATACAGCCTGGCGGCACGGCATACATGGCCTTCCATTTCGCAGCTTTCCGCTGTTCCGTGGTGGATGTGGACAGGCGGCGTGCTTGGCGCAATTTTTGTGAGTTGCACCATCTTTCTTGCCCCCCGGCTGGGGGCTGCCACCATGACCGCCGTCATGCTGTCGGGCCAGCTGGTGGCCTCCGTGCTGCTTGACCATTATGCCCTCGTGGGCTTTCCCGAGCACCCTGTTTCGCCACTGCGCCTTGCGGGCATTGCCCTGCTTTTTGCGGGCGCATGGCTTGTGCGGGTGTTTTAA
- a CDS encoding DNA polymerase III subunit delta', translating to MNTLLPAIADAAFDRLKSVLDNLGATPPQVLLLEGGSEAQRLDTARYWAARVNCPQAETSGAPCLTCPVCMQIAAGEHLDLAAYDGRISNREDEENPGPVRAFNMERVRELKVRLRDAPHGQGRRVVILMGLSLTRDEASNALLKALEEPSSTTVFVLLAPQREQLLPTLVSRSFCLTLPWPDSRADDEDMRPWEDALAQFLVQGQGFFDRVAAKGAIDAAGATRLLLCCQKAMSRILSDRQDPARPLDAALAGLRGKARAVACQWFAEAQDALNYGVTPARILEALAARLFALRRTAGQS from the coding sequence ATGAACACCCTGCTGCCCGCCATAGCTGATGCCGCCTTTGACCGGCTGAAGAGCGTACTCGACAATCTGGGTGCGACTCCGCCGCAGGTATTGCTGCTTGAGGGCGGCAGCGAGGCCCAGCGCCTTGATACGGCACGTTACTGGGCAGCCCGCGTCAACTGCCCCCAGGCGGAAACATCGGGCGCGCCCTGTCTGACTTGCCCCGTGTGCATGCAGATTGCCGCTGGCGAGCATCTGGATCTGGCAGCGTATGACGGTCGCATAAGCAACCGTGAAGATGAAGAAAACCCTGGCCCTGTCCGTGCGTTCAACATGGAACGCGTGCGCGAACTCAAGGTTCGCCTGCGGGATGCTCCGCACGGACAGGGGCGCAGGGTTGTTATACTTATGGGGCTCAGCCTCACCCGCGACGAAGCCTCCAACGCCCTGCTCAAGGCCCTGGAAGAACCCTCAAGCACCACCGTCTTCGTTCTGCTCGCACCCCAGCGCGAACAGCTCTTGCCCACTCTGGTTTCCCGCTCATTCTGCCTCACGCTGCCGTGGCCCGACAGCCGCGCCGATGATGAAGACATGCGCCCATGGGAAGACGCCCTTGCGCAATTTCTTGTTCAAGGGCAAGGTTTTTTTGACCGTGTTGCTGCCAAGGGAGCCATCGACGCAGCAGGGGCAACCCGCTTGTTGCTGTGCTGCCAAAAAGCCATGAGCAGAATACTTTCAGACAGGCAAGACCCGGCGCGCCCGCTGGATGCGGCCCTGGCGGGGCTGCGCGGCAAGGCCCGCGCCGTAGCCTGCCAATGGTTTGCCGAAGCTCAGGATGCCCTGAACTACGGAGTTACTCCGGCCAGGATTCTTGAGGCGCTGGCGGCACGGCTTTTTGCCTTGCGGCGTACGGCGGGTCAATCGTAA
- a CDS encoding diguanylate cyclase, giving the protein MRVALPPISQFNRVDDGQVVGYIPDYLTQLTRYTGWNIVYIVEKDWAACLAALDKGEVDTCAPARYSAERAHQYLYCAYPGGTSYTAILAPNDSPVIYDDLESLAQLRVGSLGNSIWLKDFADFIKQRGGTMPTIVEYPGREELREAMHSGQVDAILETVLSLRNDEKILAKCKLTPFFYIGSPKNPKLMQELEQAMVQLKMEQPDLEYRLGRMYLPRMFQTPLTRAELTYIAQQPPLRVGYDPDRKPYSWQDPATGNARGILPDILRDAAARSGLQFTFEPYAVRPANFTDVYAQNRLDMAFGSFTSSALQSHKNFRLTAPLTRNNLYLYAKPDVKLEQQSLFTLAVPANIYNAAEYASRMFPNAVIKLFSDEEACLTATGRREANAILGNSMVLNNLTSSPRFSEFNPVTSYSDIEEARLTIRPGLPDMLLGILNNLLLTIDDKSRTQIISSNIAAATTSPTLGDIVYENRSLLMVIAELMLFVSALVAYALHLRRKSLSNQMASEQRLAHIADNINGGVISISTQLPLQILDANNGFWQLLGYDADKPRTTNFIDLLHTDDTQKLMGMLADKKNSPVTNTTELRLRHKDGQWLPLLLRGTFSGDENAHRSIDCVVVDITEQKRMQEELEQEKERYRILLEQSQDIFFDVDTEKRQFRCSPNFLLKFGREATPLFNETGRPTNRHIIHPEDLPALNELRRRIRSGNPTAFAVMRIPTAEGRYIWCRVQATRISKQDAPLRLVGKIVDIDEEVRRRAELERRTQRDSLTDLLNKTAFRDKICAAMPAKPQQDKTDALLFLDLDNFKLINDTFGHVRGDAALLEASDALKRIFRNADAVGRFGGDEFCVFVRGITRVALKERAEALLAELHKFIEHEGQRVEITTSIGIYLFDGTEASYDVALHRADNAQYLAKQAGKNCYRFYDETPEAWADEADTAKQVSESAAT; this is encoded by the coding sequence GTGCGTGTGGCACTCCCCCCCATTTCGCAGTTCAACCGCGTAGATGACGGGCAGGTTGTGGGGTACATTCCCGACTACCTGACCCAGCTCACCCGCTATACGGGATGGAACATAGTTTACATTGTTGAAAAAGACTGGGCCGCTTGCCTTGCCGCTCTGGACAAGGGCGAGGTCGATACTTGCGCGCCCGCCCGGTATTCGGCTGAACGCGCCCACCAGTATCTCTACTGCGCATACCCCGGCGGTACTTCCTACACAGCCATTCTGGCTCCCAATGATTCTCCGGTTATTTACGATGATCTGGAGAGCCTCGCGCAATTACGCGTGGGGAGCCTGGGCAATTCCATATGGCTTAAGGATTTTGCCGACTTTATCAAACAACGCGGCGGCACAATGCCCACCATTGTGGAGTACCCCGGCAGGGAAGAGTTGCGGGAAGCCATGCACTCCGGCCAGGTGGACGCCATTCTGGAAACCGTACTTTCGTTGCGGAACGATGAAAAAATTCTGGCAAAGTGCAAGCTCACGCCTTTCTTCTACATAGGTTCACCTAAAAATCCAAAACTCATGCAGGAACTTGAGCAGGCCATGGTGCAGCTCAAGATGGAGCAGCCCGATCTGGAGTATCGCCTGGGGCGCATGTATCTTCCGCGCATGTTTCAGACGCCGCTTACTCGGGCGGAACTGACATATATCGCTCAGCAACCGCCCCTGCGCGTGGGCTATGATCCTGACCGCAAGCCCTATTCGTGGCAGGATCCAGCCACGGGGAACGCACGTGGCATCCTGCCGGACATCCTCCGCGATGCAGCGGCGCGCAGCGGCTTACAGTTTACTTTTGAGCCTTATGCCGTGCGCCCCGCGAATTTTACAGATGTCTATGCCCAAAACAGGCTGGATATGGCCTTTGGTTCATTTACTTCTTCAGCCCTCCAATCGCACAAGAATTTTCGCCTGACCGCGCCGCTGACGCGCAACAATCTGTACCTTTACGCAAAACCCGATGTAAAACTTGAGCAACAGTCGTTATTTACACTGGCGGTACCGGCAAATATCTATAATGCGGCAGAGTACGCCTCCCGCATGTTTCCCAATGCGGTAATCAAGCTTTTTTCTGATGAGGAAGCATGCCTGACAGCCACGGGCCGCCGCGAAGCCAACGCCATTCTGGGCAACTCCATGGTTCTCAACAACCTGACGAGTTCCCCGCGTTTCAGCGAGTTCAATCCTGTCACCAGCTACAGCGATATTGAAGAAGCACGCCTGACCATCCGGCCGGGGCTGCCCGATATGCTGCTGGGCATTTTGAACAACCTTCTGCTGACCATTGACGATAAAAGCCGAACCCAGATCATTTCCAGCAATATCGCAGCAGCAACCACATCCCCCACACTGGGGGATATTGTGTACGAAAACCGTTCGCTGCTGATGGTTATAGCCGAGCTGATGCTCTTTGTTTCGGCTCTTGTTGCCTACGCCCTGCACCTTCGCCGCAAAAGTCTGTCAAACCAGATGGCCAGCGAGCAGCGCCTTGCCCACATAGCCGACAATATAAATGGCGGCGTCATCAGCATATCTACCCAACTTCCCTTGCAGATTCTTGATGCCAACAACGGATTCTGGCAATTGCTCGGCTACGATGCCGACAAGCCGCGAACGACCAATTTTATTGATCTGCTGCATACTGACGACACCCAAAAGCTGATGGGCATGCTGGCAGACAAAAAAAATAGCCCTGTGACAAACACCACGGAGTTGAGGCTTCGCCACAAGGATGGTCAATGGCTTCCCCTGCTGTTGCGCGGCACATTTTCCGGCGATGAGAATGCTCACCGCTCCATTGATTGCGTGGTGGTGGATATCACCGAGCAAAAGCGCATGCAGGAAGAGCTTGAGCAGGAAAAAGAGCGCTACCGGATACTGCTTGAGCAGTCGCAGGACATTTTTTTCGATGTGGATACCGAAAAACGCCAGTTCCGCTGTTCGCCGAACTTTTTGCTGAAATTCGGCAGGGAGGCCACGCCCCTCTTTAACGAAACCGGCCGCCCAACCAACAGGCACATCATCCATCCTGAAGATCTGCCCGCCCTCAACGAACTGCGCCGGCGCATCCGCAGCGGCAACCCCACTGCTTTTGCAGTCATGCGCATCCCCACTGCCGAGGGGCGCTATATCTGGTGCCGAGTGCAGGCCACACGCATCAGCAAGCAAGACGCACCCTTGCGCCTTGTGGGTAAAATTGTTGATATTGATGAAGAAGTGAGACGCCGTGCCGAGCTTGAGCGCCGCACCCAGCGCGACAGTTTGACGGATCTGCTGAACAAGACCGCCTTCCGCGACAAAATATGCGCAGCCATGCCTGCCAAGCCGCAGCAGGATAAGACAGACGCGCTCCTGTTCCTTGATCTGGATAATTTCAAGCTGATTAACGATACCTTTGGGCATGTCAGGGGCGATGCCGCCCTGCTTGAAGCCAGCGATGCCCTCAAGCGCATCTTCCGCAATGCTGATGCTGTGGGCCGTTTCGGCGGCGATGAATTCTGCGTTTTTGTCAGGGGTATAACCCGAGTAGCGCTCAAGGAGCGGGCCGAGGCCCTGCTTGCAGAACTGCACAAATTTATCGAGCACGAGGGTCAGCGCGTGGAGATCACCACGAGCATAGGCATCTATCTGTTTGACGGCACCGAGGCGTCTTACGATGTGGCCTTGCACCGCGCGGACAATGCGCAGTATCTGGCAAAACAGGCTGGCAAGAACTGCTACCGCTTTTATGATGAAACCCCTGAAGCCTGGGCTGACGAAGCGGATACAGCCAAGCAAGTCAGCGAAAGCGCAGCGACGTAA
- a CDS encoding adenylosuccinate synthase gives MANTVIIGAQWGDEGKGKIVDMLSAQSRVIVRFQGGNNAGHTIKVQGEETILHLIPSGILHENKICLIGNGVVLDPHVFLEEVDHLAARGIDVSPARLGISKKTHLIMPYHKSLDQAREAKRAGHKIGTTGRGIGPCYEDKAARVGLRAGDLTDPDLVRAKVAHALQEKNVLLRDLYKFEPLDENTVSEELLALAPRLVPYLTEVEERMQEAQAEGGDILFEGAQGIHLDIDHGTYPFVTSSNTVAGNASAGCGIAPSALNRIVGIVKAYTTRVGSGPFPTELLDDTGSYLRTQGHEFGATTGRPRRCGWLDAVVLRESVRLNGLTDIALTKLDVLQNLPVLKICVAYEYKGKRLSYLPQEECSLGSVTPIYEEMPGFEEDITQCASYEELPATVRAYIARIEELTGVKVSLVSVGADRRQTIVR, from the coding sequence ATGGCGAATACGGTCATCATCGGCGCTCAGTGGGGCGACGAGGGCAAGGGCAAAATTGTTGATATGCTGAGCGCCCAGAGCCGCGTTATCGTCCGCTTTCAGGGCGGCAACAACGCAGGGCACACCATCAAGGTGCAGGGCGAAGAAACCATTCTTCACCTGATCCCTTCCGGCATACTGCACGAAAACAAAATTTGCCTCATCGGCAACGGTGTTGTGCTCGACCCGCATGTGTTCCTCGAAGAAGTGGATCACCTTGCCGCCAGAGGCATTGACGTTTCGCCCGCGCGCCTTGGCATCAGCAAGAAGACCCATCTGATCATGCCGTATCACAAAAGCCTGGATCAGGCCCGTGAAGCCAAACGCGCCGGGCACAAAATCGGCACCACTGGCCGCGGTATCGGCCCCTGCTATGAAGACAAGGCCGCCCGGGTGGGCCTGCGCGCAGGCGACCTGACCGACCCCGATCTTGTGCGCGCCAAGGTGGCTCACGCCCTGCAGGAAAAAAACGTTCTGCTGCGCGACCTCTACAAATTTGAACCTCTTGATGAAAACACCGTGAGTGAAGAGCTGCTGGCTCTTGCGCCCCGCCTTGTTCCCTACCTCACCGAGGTGGAAGAGCGCATGCAGGAAGCGCAGGCCGAAGGCGGCGATATCCTTTTTGAAGGCGCTCAGGGCATCCACCTTGATATCGACCACGGCACATACCCCTTTGTGACCTCGTCCAATACGGTGGCGGGCAATGCATCGGCTGGCTGCGGCATTGCGCCCTCGGCCCTGAACCGCATTGTGGGCATCGTCAAGGCCTACACCACACGCGTGGGTTCCGGCCCCTTCCCCACCGAACTGCTGGACGACACAGGCAGCTACCTGCGCACGCAGGGGCATGAATTCGGCGCAACCACGGGCCGCCCCCGCCGTTGCGGCTGGCTGGATGCCGTGGTGCTGCGCGAAAGCGTTCGCCTCAACGGGCTTACGGACATTGCCCTGACCAAGCTTGACGTGTTGCAGAACCTGCCGGTGCTGAAAATCTGCGTTGCCTACGAATACAAGGGCAAGCGCCTGAGCTACCTGCCGCAGGAGGAATGCTCCCTTGGCAGCGTAACGCCCATCTACGAAGAAATGCCCGGCTTTGAAGAAGACATCACCCAGTGCGCCAGCTATGAAGAGCTGCCCGCAACTGTGCGCGCCTATATCGCCCGCATTGAAGAGCTGACGGGCGTCAAGGTTTCGCTGGTTTCGGTGGGCGCTGACCGCCGCCAGACCATCGTGCGCTAG
- a CDS encoding aspartate-semialdehyde dehydrogenase, giving the protein MSKKLTVAVVGATGAVGREMLKTLHERDFPATEIRAFASARSAGTKVPYGDKELTVQELKEDVFEGIDLAIFSAGGSTSQKFAPHAAKAGCVVVDNSAAWRMDDRCPLVVPEVNAHALEGHNGIIANPNCSTIQMLVVLKPLHDAVKIKRVVVSTYQAVSGTGQKGIEELERQVRDLFNGRDPECNTYPYRIAFNALPHIDVFLDNDYTKEEMKMVHETVKIFEDPSVKVTATCVRVPVFYCHAESVNIETEKKLTAKDARVMLSQAPGVRVVDNPRELMYPMPSYCVGEDETYVGRIREDETIDNGLNLWIVADNVRKGAALNAVQIGEELIKRDLLRVTDKNVFLK; this is encoded by the coding sequence ATGAGCAAGAAGCTGACTGTAGCCGTTGTAGGCGCCACAGGCGCCGTAGGCCGTGAAATGCTCAAGACCCTGCACGAAAGGGACTTTCCCGCCACTGAAATACGCGCCTTTGCGTCCGCCCGTTCCGCGGGCACCAAGGTGCCGTATGGCGACAAAGAGCTGACCGTGCAAGAGCTTAAAGAAGATGTCTTTGAGGGCATTGATTTGGCCATTTTTTCCGCCGGCGGCAGCACTTCGCAAAAATTTGCCCCGCATGCGGCCAAGGCTGGCTGCGTGGTGGTGGACAATTCCGCTGCATGGCGCATGGACGACCGCTGCCCCCTGGTGGTGCCGGAAGTCAACGCCCACGCTCTTGAGGGCCACAACGGCATCATTGCCAACCCCAACTGCTCCACCATCCAGATGCTGGTGGTGCTCAAGCCCCTGCACGACGCCGTCAAAATCAAGCGCGTTGTGGTTTCCACCTATCAGGCGGTTTCCGGCACCGGGCAGAAGGGTATTGAAGAACTGGAACGCCAGGTGCGCGACCTTTTCAACGGACGCGACCCGGAGTGCAATACCTATCCTTACCGCATTGCCTTCAACGCGCTGCCGCACATCGATGTCTTCCTTGATAACGACTACACCAAGGAAGAAATGAAGATGGTTCATGAAACCGTCAAAATATTTGAAGATCCTTCGGTCAAGGTTACGGCCACCTGTGTACGCGTGCCGGTGTTCTACTGCCACGCCGAATCGGTGAACATTGAAACCGAAAAGAAACTCACAGCCAAGGATGCCCGCGTCATGCTTTCGCAGGCTCCCGGCGTGCGCGTGGTCGATAATCCCCGCGAACTCATGTACCCCATGCCCTCCTACTGCGTGGGCGAGGATGAAACTTACGTGGGCCGCATCCGTGAGGACGAAACCATTGATAACGGCCTGAACCTCTGGATTGTGGCCGACAACGTGCGCAAGGGCGCAGCCCTCAACGCCGTGCAGATCGGCGAAGAACTGATCAAGCGCGACCTGTTGCGCGTGACCGACAAAAACGTGTTCCTGAAGTAA
- the asnS gene encoding asparagine--tRNA ligase: protein MQRTLIIDALAATEAQASITICGWIRTRRDAKEFSFVEVNDGSCLGNMQCIVDAGTTAHEQLDQAATGAAISVTGELVASPGKGQLWEIRAQSVTVFGLADPETFPLQKKRHSDEFLRTIAHLRSRTNKYGAAFRIRSEAGQAVHQFFQSRRFSWVHTPVLTGADCEGAGEMFRVTSLEPGDKDVATDFFGRQCNLTVSGQLEAEALAMGLGRVYTFGPTFRAENSNTPRHAAEFWMIEPEMAFADLQDLMELGESLTRHVIEHALVHCESDLKLFDSFVDKGLIERLKGMVAAPFARVSYTEAVEILQKCGKDFAFPVSFGTDLQTEHERYLAEEHFKKPVAVYDYPKEIKAFYMRQNEDGKTVAAMDMLVPRIGELIGGSQREERLDRLTARIKELGQNPEDYWWYMDLRRFGTAPHAGFGLGFERLLMMLTGTTNIRDVIAFPRTPGNLEF from the coding sequence ATGCAAAGAACCCTTATAATAGACGCCCTCGCAGCGACCGAGGCTCAAGCCTCCATCACCATTTGCGGCTGGATCCGCACCCGCCGCGATGCCAAGGAATTTTCCTTTGTGGAGGTCAACGACGGCTCCTGCCTCGGCAACATGCAGTGCATTGTTGACGCGGGCACCACTGCCCACGAGCAGCTTGATCAGGCCGCCACGGGCGCCGCCATCAGCGTTACGGGTGAGCTTGTGGCCTCGCCCGGCAAGGGCCAGCTGTGGGAAATCAGGGCGCAGAGCGTTACTGTTTTCGGCCTGGCTGATCCCGAAACTTTTCCTTTGCAGAAAAAACGCCATTCTGACGAATTTTTGCGCACAATCGCGCACCTGCGTTCCCGCACCAACAAATACGGCGCTGCCTTCCGCATCCGTTCCGAAGCGGGCCAGGCTGTGCATCAGTTTTTCCAGAGCCGCCGTTTTTCATGGGTGCATACGCCGGTGCTCACCGGGGCGGACTGCGAAGGCGCGGGCGAAATGTTCCGCGTCACCAGCCTGGAACCCGGCGACAAGGATGTGGCCACCGATTTTTTTGGCCGCCAGTGCAACCTGACTGTTTCCGGCCAGCTTGAGGCCGAGGCCCTCGCCATGGGCCTTGGGCGCGTGTACACATTCGGCCCCACCTTCCGCGCCGAAAATTCCAATACGCCGCGCCACGCCGCCGAATTCTGGATGATCGAGCCGGAAATGGCCTTTGCCGACCTGCAAGACCTCATGGAACTGGGCGAAAGCCTTACCCGGCACGTGATCGAACACGCCCTCGTCCATTGCGAATCCGACCTCAAGCTCTTTGACAGTTTTGTGGACAAAGGCCTCATTGAGCGCCTCAAGGGCATGGTGGCTGCGCCCTTTGCCCGCGTTTCTTACACGGAAGCCGTGGAAATCCTGCAAAAATGCGGCAAGGACTTTGCCTTCCCTGTTTCATTCGGCACGGACCTTCAAACCGAGCACGAACGCTATCTGGCCGAAGAGCATTTTAAAAAGCCTGTGGCTGTGTATGATTACCCCAAGGAAATCAAGGCGTTCTATATGCGCCAGAACGAAGATGGCAAAACTGTTGCAGCCATGGATATGCTGGTGCCGCGCATCGGCGAACTCATCGGCGGCTCGCAGCGCGAGGAACGCCTTGACCGTCTGACCGCCAGAATCAAGGAACTCGGCCAGAATCCCGAAGATTACTGGTGGTACATGGATCTGCGCCGTTTCGGCACAGCGCCCCATGCCGGTTTTGGCCTTGGCTTCGAGCGTCTGCTCATGATGCTGACCGGCACCACCAACATCCGCGACGTCATTGCCTTCCCGCGTACTCCGGGCAATCTGGAATTCTAG
- a CDS encoding IMP cyclohydrolase, giving the protein MSDLKSMYSTVHKDAFPDTMTIILGDEKLVYQKRTWTLDNEEKGLRYGENPDQPAALYALKEGTITCGGLNWRGPGNGIVSALTESQMIQAGKHPGKTNLTDVDNGANILQYLTERPAAVILKHNNPSGAAWSNDGIAAALEKAFWCDRIAAFGGAVVVNRPFTREAAEIVAANYFEVVAAPAFEEGVVEILKGRKNLRIMELPGLGRLEELTSSAFLDIKSLADGGIIVQKSFVNRILEAKDFLPATATTKEGVSVAARAPSKQELDDLRFAWAVEAGVTSNSVIFVRDGATLAIGTGEQDRVGCVELAIHKAHTKYADTLAFRELGLSLYELKEKAATDAAMAAKLVDIESRTEASHGGLAGSALVSDGFFPFRDGVDVAVAQGVAAIAQPGGSMRDAEVIMACNEAKPQVAMVFTGQRSFKH; this is encoded by the coding sequence ATGTCGGATCTCAAGTCCATGTACAGCACCGTCCACAAGGACGCTTTCCCTGACACCATGACCATCATTCTGGGCGATGAAAAACTCGTCTACCAAAAGCGCACCTGGACGCTGGACAACGAGGAGAAGGGCCTGCGCTACGGCGAAAACCCCGACCAGCCCGCCGCGCTCTACGCGCTTAAGGAAGGCACCATCACGTGTGGCGGTCTGAACTGGCGCGGCCCCGGCAACGGCATTGTTTCCGCGCTTACCGAAAGCCAGATGATTCAGGCCGGCAAGCACCCCGGCAAGACCAACCTCACGGACGTGGACAACGGGGCCAATATTTTGCAGTACCTCACCGAACGCCCTGCGGCGGTGATTCTGAAGCACAACAATCCCAGCGGCGCGGCCTGGAGCAATGACGGCATCGCTGCGGCCCTTGAAAAGGCCTTCTGGTGCGACCGCATCGCCGCCTTTGGCGGGGCCGTGGTGGTCAACCGTCCCTTTACCCGCGAAGCTGCGGAAATTGTTGCTGCCAACTATTTTGAAGTGGTTGCCGCGCCCGCCTTTGAAGAAGGCGTGGTGGAGATACTCAAGGGGCGCAAAAACCTGCGCATCATGGAACTGCCCGGCCTTGGGCGGCTTGAAGAGCTGACCAGCTCGGCCTTTCTTGACATCAAGAGCCTCGCTGACGGCGGCATTATTGTGCAGAAGTCCTTTGTGAACCGCATTCTTGAAGCCAAGGACTTTTTGCCCGCTACCGCCACCACCAAGGAAGGCGTTTCTGTTGCCGCCCGCGCTCCCAGCAAGCAGGAACTGGACGACCTGCGCTTTGCCTGGGCAGTGGAAGCCGGGGTTACATCCAATTCCGTCATTTTTGTGCGCGACGGCGCAACCCTTGCCATCGGCACGGGCGAACAGGATCGCGTGGGCTGCGTGGAACTCGCCATCCACAAGGCGCATACCAAGTATGCAGACACGCTTGCCTTCCGCGAACTTGGCCTGTCGCTCTACGAACTCAAGGAAAAAGCCGCTACCGATGCGGCTATGGCCGCCAAGCTTGTGGATATTGAAAGCCGCACCGAAGCCTCCCACGGCGGGTTGGCCGGGTCTGCGCTTGTTTCGGACGGGTTCTTCCCCTTCCGTGACGGGGTGGACGTGGCCGTGGCCCAGGGCGTTGCGGCTATTGCCCAGCCTGGCGGCTCCATGCGCGATGCGGAAGTGATCATGGCCTGCAACGAGGCCAAGCCGCAGGTTGCCATGGTGTTTACGGGGCAGCGCTCCTTCAAGCATTAG
- a CDS encoding cobyrinate a,c-diamide synthase translates to MPRLCVSALSGGGGKTLLSLGLTRALAAQGHTVKPFKKGPDYIDAAWLTMAAGRPATNLDPYMLQPERLKALFAHAMRKTQAQSGATEVLGMIEGNRGLFDGMDVAGSCSTAELARMLGCPIILSINCTKMTRTAAALVHGMTTFEPGLQFAGVVLNQVGTARHEALLRKVIEEYTDVAVLGALPRLKDNPLPERHMGIASCGDELSPEARAVLDKLGSFVAEHLNLDAVMAAARAAAIADPWPEHAEPFWSTNGAVDAAVGIAVECLNSVEAPTEAPLTDASTPAENSGGTLPDAQAVKSVRLPRIAYVRDSALWFYYEENLEALERAGAELVRLEIVGSRSSVWPVLRGENPQHGDAGEIDGLYLGGGFPEDCAADLSASPHLRTLAAWAGAGLPIYAECGGFMLLSQGIEREGVLWPMSNIFPVVAQFCGKPQGLGYVRGTVVEENPFFPKGLEILGHEFHYSRCCWQGAAPRHGLRLRKGQGMGREAEPDGQKKGETAKQTSAPALDGLLRQNVWASYTHIFAPAVPCWAPNFVAAAARFAQGR, encoded by the coding sequence ATGCCCCGGCTGTGCGTATCGGCTCTTTCTGGCGGCGGCGGCAAAACATTGCTCTCTCTGGGGCTCACGCGCGCGCTTGCCGCGCAGGGGCATACGGTCAAGCCCTTCAAAAAAGGCCCGGACTACATTGACGCCGCGTGGCTAACCATGGCCGCCGGAAGGCCCGCCACCAATCTTGATCCCTACATGCTCCAGCCGGAACGCCTCAAGGCTCTGTTTGCGCACGCCATGCGCAAAACACAGGCGCAAAGCGGCGCAACAGAAGTGCTCGGCATGATTGAAGGCAACCGAGGGCTTTTTGACGGCATGGACGTAGCTGGCTCATGCTCCACAGCGGAGCTGGCGCGTATGCTTGGCTGCCCCATCATCCTTAGCATCAACTGCACAAAGATGACGCGCACGGCAGCGGCACTGGTGCATGGCATGACAACCTTTGAGCCGGGGCTGCAGTTTGCGGGCGTGGTGCTCAATCAGGTGGGCACGGCGCGGCACGAGGCCCTGCTGCGCAAGGTTATTGAGGAATATACGGATGTGGCAGTGCTTGGGGCCTTGCCGCGTCTGAAAGATAACCCGCTGCCCGAGCGCCACATGGGCATTGCCTCCTGCGGCGATGAACTTTCACCCGAGGCCCGAGCCGTGCTCGACAAGCTTGGCAGCTTTGTGGCCGAACACCTCAATCTTGACGCCGTGATGGCTGCGGCTCGTGCGGCCGCCATTGCCGATCCCTGGCCTGAGCACGCAGAGCCGTTTTGGTCAACAAATGGGGCGGTAGACGCGGCGGTTGGTATTGCGGTGGAATGTCTCAATTCTGTGGAAGCGCCAACGGAAGCGCCGCTCACGGATGCCTCCACACCGGCTGAAAATTCGGGCGGCACGTTGCCCGATGCGCAGGCCGTCAAATCAGTCCGCCTGCCGCGTATAGCCTATGTGCGCGACAGCGCCCTGTGGTTTTATTATGAAGAAAATCTTGAAGCCCTGGAGCGCGCAGGGGCGGAACTGGTGCGGCTTGAGATCGTGGGGTCGCGTTCCAGCGTCTGGCCTGTACTGCGCGGTGAAAACCCGCAACATGGCGATGCCGGAGAAATAGACGGCCTCTACCTTGGCGGGGGCTTTCCCGAAGATTGCGCGGCAGACCTCAGCGCTTCACCCCATCTGCGCACCTTGGCCGCATGGGCTGGGGCTGGCCTGCCCATCTATGCCGAATGCGGCGGCTTCATGCTGTTGTCTCAGGGCATAGAACGCGAGGGCGTACTCTGGCCCATGAGCAATATCTTCCCCGTTGTTGCACAGTTTTGCGGCAAGCCGCAGGGCCTTGGATACGTGCGCGGGACAGTGGTGGAGGAAAATCCATTTTTCCCCAAGGGGCTGGAAATACTGGGGCACGAATTTCATTATTCGCGCTGCTGCTGGCAGGGTGCTGCGCCGCGACACGGCCTGCGCCTGCGCAAAGGTCAGGGCATGGGCCGCGAGGCAGAGCCGGACGGGCAGAAAAAGGGCGAAACTGCCAAGCAGACCAGCGCGCCCGCTCTGGACGGGCTGCTGAGGCAGAATGTCTGGGCTTCGTACACGCATATTTTTGCCCCGGCAGTTCCCTGCTGGGCCCCAAATTTTGTGGCGGCTGCCGCCCGTTTTGCTCAGGGGCGCTGA